One Antarctobacter heliothermus DNA segment encodes these proteins:
- the cpaB gene encoding Flp pilus assembly protein CpaB, with protein MRLVFGLVLIAGLALAGFAVYMAQNYIGAYESALAQERAKSGTSVPVKEVYVTTRAISYGEEITKEDVVLTPWPKQALPETFFDAENPFFVVGEGARLAMRPIEKAEVLMAVKVSEPGGDAGLTSRLARGQRAFAIKVDVASGVSGFLRPGDRVDVYWTGRLPGEIGERSSGEVTKLIQTGINLIAIDQTSDTEYNTATIARTVTVAASPQQVAALAQAQSTGKLSLSLMSQLDDTVAEAIEVDQLSLLGITTEERVEKAISKTCTTRVRRGADVVEIPIPCTN; from the coding sequence ATGCGACTCGTATTCGGACTTGTGCTCATCGCCGGCCTCGCCCTGGCGGGCTTTGCCGTCTACATGGCGCAGAATTACATCGGTGCATATGAAAGTGCGCTGGCGCAGGAACGCGCCAAATCCGGCACCTCTGTGCCCGTCAAAGAGGTCTACGTCACAACTCGCGCCATTAGCTACGGCGAGGAGATCACCAAAGAGGATGTGGTCCTGACACCCTGGCCGAAACAGGCCCTGCCAGAAACGTTCTTCGACGCGGAAAACCCGTTCTTCGTAGTCGGAGAGGGCGCGCGCCTTGCCATGCGGCCAATCGAAAAGGCCGAAGTCCTGATGGCCGTCAAGGTTTCAGAGCCCGGCGGCGATGCCGGTCTGACCTCACGTTTGGCGCGCGGACAGCGTGCCTTTGCCATCAAGGTCGATGTGGCCTCAGGCGTGTCCGGCTTTTTGCGCCCGGGTGACCGGGTTGACGTCTACTGGACAGGCCGCCTGCCGGGAGAAATCGGCGAACGGTCCTCTGGCGAAGTGACCAAACTGATCCAAACGGGTATCAATCTGATCGCCATCGACCAGACATCCGACACCGAATACAACACCGCCACCATCGCGCGCACCGTGACTGTCGCGGCCAGCCCGCAGCAGGTTGCCGCGCTGGCACAGGCCCAATCGACCGGAAAACTGTCTCTGTCGCTGATGTCCCAGCTGGACGATACAGTCGCCGAGGCCATTGAGGTCGATCAGCTATCCTTGCTGGGCATCACGACTGAAGAACGGGTTGAAAAAGCGATATCCAAGACCTGCACCACCCGGGTGCGCCGCGGCGCCGACGTGGTCGAGATCCCGATCCCCTGCACCAACTGA
- a CDS encoding type II secretion system F family protein, whose amino-acid sequence MLSAEPIIYGGIFLGVLILVNGVYLVAFGKSISLTSRVNRRLEMLDKGERREDVLAKLRKEMDQHMQSRSLPIYSMLASQAQKAALAFTPQQLIMVMAAASVFAFVGLSVGTEAGVAVRAVMSVFMGVGGVYFWVNHRAKKRLGMIEEQLPDAVELMVRSLRVGHPFSSAISIVAKELKDPLATEFGIIADESTYGRDVGEALKHMAERLDMQDLRFLAVAVAIQQQAGGNLAEILEGLSKVIRARFRLFRRVKAITAEAQWSGKFLSGFPIGALIFIQVAKPDYYDEVLDHPWFIPACFIVGIMLVANMLVMRWLVNIKV is encoded by the coding sequence ATGCTCAGCGCAGAACCGATCATTTACGGGGGGATCTTTCTCGGGGTCCTGATCCTGGTCAACGGCGTCTATCTTGTCGCCTTCGGCAAGTCGATCAGCCTGACCAGCCGGGTCAACCGCCGCCTTGAGATGCTCGACAAAGGCGAACGCCGCGAGGACGTTCTGGCCAAACTCCGCAAGGAGATGGACCAGCACATGCAAAGCCGCTCGCTGCCCATCTATTCGATGCTGGCAAGTCAGGCGCAAAAAGCGGCGCTCGCCTTCACGCCTCAACAGTTGATCATGGTGATGGCGGCGGCCTCGGTCTTCGCCTTCGTCGGTCTCAGCGTCGGCACAGAGGCGGGCGTGGCCGTGCGCGCGGTCATGTCGGTCTTCATGGGGGTCGGCGGCGTCTATTTCTGGGTCAACCACCGCGCCAAGAAACGCCTTGGCATGATCGAGGAACAACTGCCCGACGCCGTGGAACTGATGGTCCGCTCCCTGCGCGTCGGCCATCCGTTCTCATCGGCCATTTCCATCGTCGCCAAAGAGTTGAAAGACCCACTGGCCACCGAATTTGGCATCATCGCGGACGAATCCACCTATGGTCGCGATGTTGGTGAGGCGCTCAAACACATGGCCGAACGGTTGGACATGCAGGATTTGCGCTTTCTGGCCGTTGCCGTGGCGATCCAGCAGCAGGCCGGCGGCAACCTTGCCGAAATCCTCGAAGGCCTGTCCAAGGTGATCCGCGCCCGGTTCCGTCTGTTCCGCCGGGTCAAGGCCATCACCGCCGAGGCGCAATGGTCGGGCAAGTTCCTGTCGGGTTTCCCGATCGGCGCACTGATCTTCATCCAAGTCGCCAAGCCCGACTACTACGACGAGGTGCTGGATCACCCCTGGTTTATTCCTGCCTGCTTTATCGTGGGCATCATGCTGGTCGCGAACATGCTTGTCATGCGCTGGCTGGTGAACATCAAGGTCTGA
- a CDS encoding lytic transglycosylase domain-containing protein, with protein MVVRTLLSAAIAANLICASGVQAQEAASPPPAFKDFTFKRVKPPESGTKKRITVQIAPRANPAVAPPLPSAPAPTPAPQTGVVTGVIAGAPAVPLGSYAWFWNTVSPEVTSTGPGRLSPALATLTKGPEGQSVGAPRLQGLQEIAQAHGVDLLRETVGTRVSPALALAVIAVESAGESRAKSKAGAQGLMQLMPATAERFGVKDAYDATQNIRGGVAFLDFLMEKFDGDPILVLAGYNAGENSIGKHSGVPPYAETRDYVPKVLAAFSVARGLCITPPELISDGCVFRVMSP; from the coding sequence ATGGTCGTCAGAACGCTATTGAGCGCCGCAATTGCGGCCAATTTGATCTGTGCGTCGGGTGTACAGGCGCAGGAGGCAGCCAGTCCTCCCCCGGCATTCAAGGATTTCACCTTCAAACGGGTCAAACCGCCCGAATCCGGAACCAAGAAGCGGATCACCGTACAGATTGCGCCGCGCGCGAATCCTGCGGTTGCTCCGCCGTTGCCATCCGCGCCCGCGCCCACCCCCGCGCCGCAGACCGGCGTGGTGACAGGTGTCATTGCCGGTGCGCCCGCTGTCCCGCTGGGCAGTTATGCATGGTTCTGGAACACGGTCTCGCCCGAAGTCACGTCGACCGGGCCGGGCCGACTGTCGCCAGCGCTGGCCACATTGACCAAAGGCCCAGAGGGGCAAAGCGTTGGTGCGCCACGCCTGCAGGGGTTGCAGGAGATCGCGCAGGCGCATGGTGTCGATCTGCTGAGAGAGACTGTTGGGACGCGGGTGTCGCCCGCGCTGGCGCTTGCGGTGATTGCCGTCGAATCAGCCGGAGAGTCGCGTGCAAAAAGCAAGGCAGGCGCACAGGGGCTGATGCAGTTGATGCCCGCCACGGCAGAGCGTTTCGGCGTCAAGGACGCATATGACGCGACGCAGAACATCCGGGGCGGTGTCGCGTTCCTCGATTTTCTGATGGAAAAGTTCGATGGCGATCCGATCTTGGTGCTGGCAGGGTACAACGCCGGAGAGAACTCTATAGGAAAGCACAGCGGCGTCCCGCCCTATGCCGAGACCCGCGACTATGTTCCCAAGGTGCTGGCCGCCTTCAGCGTGGCGCGGGGCCTGTGCATAACACCGCCGGAATTGATCTCTGACGGTTGCGTCTTTCGGGTGATGTCGCCGTAG
- a CDS encoding prepilin peptidase yields MSLSVFAAAWFLPFVLPICVYICYTDMKGMRIPNHAVVALFVVYLIVGAIVLPLDAYLWRYLHLVVVLVAGIALNAGGAMGAGDAKFAAAAAPFIHLADLRFLMALFAANLLAAFVSHRLAKRTPLRQLAPDWHSWEAGSRFPMGLALGGTLAIYLGLGLFYGQSTPTP; encoded by the coding sequence GTGTCGCTGAGCGTCTTTGCGGCTGCGTGGTTCCTGCCGTTCGTCCTGCCGATCTGCGTCTACATCTGCTATACCGACATGAAGGGAATGCGCATTCCCAACCATGCGGTTGTGGCGCTGTTTGTCGTCTATCTCATTGTCGGCGCCATTGTGCTGCCGCTGGATGCCTATCTGTGGCGCTACCTGCATCTGGTGGTTGTTCTGGTGGCGGGGATTGCGCTGAACGCAGGCGGTGCCATGGGGGCCGGCGACGCCAAATTCGCCGCCGCTGCTGCGCCGTTTATCCACCTTGCCGATCTGCGCTTTCTCATGGCGCTGTTTGCCGCCAACCTGCTGGCGGCTTTCGTCTCGCACCGGCTGGCCAAACGGACGCCACTGCGTCAACTGGCGCCGGACTGGCACAGCTGGGAGGCGGGCTCCAGATTCCCGATGGGGCTGGCCCTTGGCGGGACGCTGGCGATCTACCTTGGGCTGGGGCTGTTCTACGGCCAATCCACCCCCACCCCCTGA
- a CDS encoding AAA family ATPase, whose protein sequence is MTNATSQQMEPAPIVACTISRDVQNFDLLIDDMEALLGEGWGDLGFDEAAAFLRQPDAQSLEFVAMAIDAIDEPDLPMLTNVIRAAKENGVKVILIAEDVTPASLHHLLRDGADEFVPYPLPEGELAGALERLRQPAPAAAPAAPAPGAGSEAVKLSGGGDGVLIGIHGLAGGVGATTLAVNLAYELAVGGKDKQPKVCLIDLGLQFGSVATYLDLPRREAVFETLSDIESMDGDAFAQALVSFEDKMQVFTAPTDILPLDIIGPPEIKKLLNITREHFDYVIVDMPSTLVQWTETVLTESQLYFALIELDMRSAQNTLRLKRALQSEELPFEKIRFALNRAPKFTDLQGKSRVKRLADSLAIALDVQLPDGGRTVMQACDHGMPLATHAAKNPLRREIVKLAQQLNAIGASDAEAA, encoded by the coding sequence ATGACGAACGCGACATCACAGCAAATGGAGCCAGCGCCGATCGTGGCCTGCACGATCAGCCGCGATGTCCAGAACTTCGACCTGCTGATCGACGACATGGAGGCCCTCCTGGGCGAAGGCTGGGGCGACCTTGGCTTTGACGAGGCCGCTGCGTTTCTGCGCCAGCCCGATGCCCAGTCGCTAGAGTTTGTCGCCATGGCGATCGACGCCATAGACGAACCTGACCTGCCCATGCTGACCAATGTGATCCGCGCGGCCAAGGAAAACGGCGTCAAGGTGATCCTGATCGCAGAGGACGTCACCCCCGCCTCGCTGCATCATCTGTTGCGTGACGGAGCGGATGAATTTGTGCCCTACCCCCTGCCCGAGGGCGAACTTGCGGGGGCGCTGGAGCGTCTGCGCCAACCTGCTCCTGCGGCTGCACCCGCCGCGCCTGCGCCCGGTGCCGGGTCCGAAGCGGTCAAACTTTCGGGCGGCGGCGACGGTGTTCTGATTGGCATACACGGATTGGCGGGCGGTGTCGGGGCGACCACGCTGGCGGTCAACCTCGCCTATGAACTGGCCGTCGGCGGCAAAGACAAACAGCCCAAAGTGTGCTTGATCGACCTTGGTCTGCAATTCGGATCGGTCGCCACCTATCTTGACCTGCCGCGCCGCGAGGCGGTCTTTGAAACCTTGTCCGACATCGAATCGATGGACGGTGACGCCTTTGCCCAGGCGCTGGTCAGCTTTGAAGACAAGATGCAGGTGTTTACCGCGCCCACCGATATCCTTCCGCTGGACATCATCGGCCCACCTGAAATCAAGAAACTACTGAACATAACGCGAGAGCATTTCGACTATGTCATTGTCGACATGCCGTCGACGTTAGTCCAGTGGACCGAAACCGTCCTAACGGAATCCCAGCTGTATTTTGCGCTGATCGAACTCGACATGCGGTCGGCGCAAAACACGCTGCGCCTGAAACGCGCACTGCAATCCGAAGAACTGCCGTTCGAAAAGATCCGGTTTGCACTCAACCGCGCACCGAAGTTCACCGATCTGCAAGGCAAGAGCCGAGTCAAACGCCTGGCCGACAGTCTGGCCATCGCGCTGGATGTGCAGCTGCCGGACGGCGGTCGCACCGTGATGCAGGCCTGCGACCATGGCATGCCGCTGGCCACCCATGCCGCCAAGAACCCGCTCCGCCGCGAGATCGTCAAGCTTGCACAACAGCTTAATGCCATCGGCGCCAGTGATGCCGAGGCCGCCTGA
- a CDS encoding CpaF family protein: MFSRYKKPAAPDATPVKPAAPAPTPAATAAKPAASRRKVAPTVAAQAGPVDKEKKRKERLGEIKLELHRALLENLNLAALDKASEGDLREEISSIAQETLQDKGVVLNRDERRAMMADLYDEVKGLGPLEPLLKDENISDILVNGPHQIFIEQNGKLTLSDVTFKDERHLMRIIDKIVSAVGRRVDESNPYVDARLQDGSRFNAMVPPVAIDGSLVSIRKFKKDKLGIDDLVNFGAFTEEMAVYLQAAVATRLNIIVSGGTGSGKTTTLNALSSFIDDAERILTIEDTAELQLQQSHVGRMESRPPNVEGKGAVTPRDCLKNALRMRPDRIIVGETRGEEVIDMLQAMNTGHDGSMTTIHANSARDGVARLENMIAMAGIEMPLKAMRSQISSAVNLIVQASRLQDGSRRMTSITEITGMEGDVISMQELFRFQRVGLTPDNKILGHFTATGVRSAYAERFRMWGYDVPASIYEPFRPE, encoded by the coding sequence ATGTTTTCGCGCTATAAAAAACCTGCCGCGCCAGACGCGACACCTGTCAAACCTGCAGCCCCCGCCCCGACCCCAGCGGCGACCGCCGCCAAACCCGCCGCGTCACGACGCAAGGTGGCACCCACGGTCGCCGCTCAGGCCGGGCCAGTCGACAAAGAGAAAAAGCGCAAGGAGCGGTTGGGCGAAATCAAGCTGGAGTTGCACCGCGCCCTGCTGGAAAATCTCAATCTTGCTGCGCTGGACAAGGCATCCGAGGGCGATCTGCGCGAGGAAATCAGCTCAATCGCGCAGGAAACGCTGCAGGACAAAGGCGTGGTGCTGAACCGCGATGAGCGGCGCGCCATGATGGCCGACCTCTACGATGAGGTGAAGGGACTTGGCCCCCTCGAACCACTGCTCAAGGATGAGAATATCTCGGATATTCTGGTCAACGGTCCGCACCAGATCTTTATCGAACAAAACGGCAAACTGACACTGTCGGATGTGACGTTCAAAGATGAACGCCACCTGATGCGGATCATCGACAAGATCGTCTCTGCCGTCGGTCGCCGCGTCGATGAATCAAACCCCTATGTCGACGCCCGTCTGCAGGACGGATCACGTTTCAACGCCATGGTGCCACCCGTGGCCATCGACGGCAGCCTTGTGTCCATTCGTAAGTTCAAGAAGGACAAGCTGGGCATCGACGATCTGGTGAACTTCGGCGCCTTTACAGAGGAAATGGCCGTCTATCTTCAGGCCGCCGTGGCGACCCGTTTGAACATCATCGTCTCCGGCGGTACGGGTTCGGGCAAGACCACCACGCTCAACGCGCTGTCGTCCTTCATCGACGATGCCGAACGCATCCTGACCATCGAGGACACCGCCGAACTTCAGCTACAACAGTCCCATGTGGGCCGGATGGAAAGCCGCCCGCCCAACGTCGAGGGCAAAGGCGCCGTCACCCCGCGCGACTGCCTGAAGAACGCCCTGCGGATGCGTCCCGACCGGATCATCGTCGGCGAGACGCGCGGCGAGGAAGTCATCGACATGTTGCAGGCCATGAACACCGGCCACGACGGGTCCATGACCACGATCCACGCCAACAGCGCCCGCGACGGTGTCGCGCGTCTGGAAAACATGATCGCCATGGCGGGCATCGAAATGCCGCTCAAGGCGATGCGCAGCCAGATTTCCTCGGCTGTGAACCTGATCGTGCAGGCCAGCCGCCTGCAGGACGGCTCTCGCCGGATGACCTCAATCACCGAGATCACCGGCATGGAGGGCGACGTAATTTCCATGCAAGAATTGTTCCGCTTTCAGCGCGTCGGCCTGACCCCCGACAACAAGATCCTTGGCCATTTCACCGCCACCGGCGTGCGCAGCGCCTATGCGGAGCGCTTCCGCATGTGGGGCTATGACGTGCCCGCCTCGATCTACGAACCCTTCAGACCGGAGTAA
- a CDS encoding tetratricopeptide repeat protein yields MRHPILVSICAAGVVALSACEKDINSAEMDRKFQGVNVVDESDLNEVMLTVGDPNEAVAYFQRTASENPDRIDVLRGLAISLVRAKRVQEGKVAWAKVVAHEDSNDGDKVQLADTLIRAGDWEQAEKVLDAIPPTFETFKRYRLEAMIADGNEEWKKADSFYEVAVGLTTKPASVLNNWGYSKLARGDLPAAEKLFVEAIRHDEKLFTAKNNLVMARGAQGKYELPVIPMTQVERAELLHTLGLAAIKSGDVKTGKALLREALETHPQHFDAAARALAALEEA; encoded by the coding sequence ATGCGCCATCCTATTCTCGTTTCCATTTGCGCGGCCGGCGTGGTCGCGCTTTCGGCCTGTGAAAAAGACATCAACAGCGCCGAAATGGACCGCAAGTTCCAGGGCGTGAACGTCGTCGACGAAAGCGATCTGAACGAGGTCATGCTGACCGTGGGCGACCCGAATGAGGCGGTCGCCTATTTCCAGCGCACCGCGTCCGAAAACCCCGACCGAATTGACGTCCTGCGCGGTCTGGCAATCTCTTTGGTGCGCGCCAAGCGCGTTCAAGAGGGCAAAGTGGCCTGGGCCAAGGTGGTCGCCCACGAGGACAGCAACGATGGGGACAAGGTCCAACTGGCCGATACACTGATCCGCGCCGGGGACTGGGAACAGGCCGAAAAGGTGCTCGACGCCATTCCGCCGACGTTCGAAACCTTCAAACGCTACCGGCTGGAGGCGATGATCGCCGACGGCAACGAAGAGTGGAAAAAGGCTGACAGTTTCTATGAGGTGGCGGTTGGCCTGACGACCAAACCCGCCTCTGTGCTGAACAACTGGGGCTACTCCAAACTGGCGCGCGGCGACCTGCCCGCCGCCGAAAAGCTGTTTGTCGAGGCGATCCGCCACGATGAAAAGCTGTTCACCGCCAAGAACAATCTGGTGATGGCGCGCGGCGCGCAGGGCAAATACGAACTGCCCGTGATTCCGATGACGCAGGTTGAACGCGCCGAACTGCTGCACACCCTTGGTCTGGCCGCCATCAAGAGCGGTGACGTCAAGACCGGCAAGGCGCTGTTGCGCGAGGCGCTGGAAACGCATCCCCAACACTTTGACGCCGCCGCTCGCGCGCTGGCCGCCCTCGAAGAGGCTTGA
- a CDS encoding type II and III secretion system protein family protein translates to MKIDRFLKAALLGLSLTAAPFAGEVQADTLRILRNGSQPVLNVPMNRALVVESDLPFAELSIANPAIADISSLNDRNIYVLGKSPGTTTLTILDAAGELITNVDIRVSPDVSEFKERLRQILPQEKIEVRTANDGIVLSGTVTSTGRMQRALDLAERYAPERVSNLMSVGGVQQVMLKVRFAEMERTAAKMLRTSLATGGSVLNGDLGLELGTGNAASLADVDAVANKLAPKGIDVEGAVLFGFNAGGLEVGIMLESLERKGVVRTLAEPNLTALSGQEAKFLAGGEYPIPVSQQNNTITIEYKPFGVELNFIPRVIDGDLINLELEAAVSSIDTGNAIVLSDISVNAFKRRETSTTVELRDGESFAIAGLLMDDFTDSNSQLPWLGDVPVLGALFRSAEFERSQSELVIIVTPHLVTPTRGEYFALPTDRVVPPTERDLFLRGKVAGKPGGNIPKTGAAGEVAKQDFTGSYGYVMD, encoded by the coding sequence ATGAAAATTGACAGATTCCTTAAGGCGGCTCTACTGGGCCTGTCGTTGACGGCTGCGCCGTTTGCGGGTGAGGTGCAGGCAGACACGCTGCGCATCCTGCGCAACGGTTCGCAACCGGTGTTGAATGTTCCGATGAACCGGGCGCTGGTCGTCGAAAGCGACCTGCCCTTTGCAGAGCTTTCCATCGCCAATCCCGCCATCGCCGACATTTCGTCGCTGAACGACCGAAACATCTATGTTCTGGGCAAATCGCCGGGGACAACGACGCTGACCATTCTGGATGCGGCGGGTGAGTTGATCACCAACGTCGATATCCGGGTCTCGCCCGATGTGTCCGAGTTCAAGGAACGTCTGCGGCAAATCCTGCCGCAGGAAAAAATCGAAGTGCGCACTGCAAACGACGGCATTGTCCTGTCGGGCACTGTCACCTCAACCGGGCGCATGCAGCGAGCGCTGGATCTTGCCGAACGGTACGCTCCTGAGCGTGTCTCGAACCTGATGTCAGTCGGTGGTGTTCAGCAGGTCATGCTGAAGGTCCGCTTTGCCGAAATGGAACGCACGGCGGCCAAGATGCTGCGCACCTCTCTGGCCACGGGCGGATCGGTTCTGAACGGCGATCTGGGACTTGAACTGGGCACCGGAAACGCCGCCTCGCTGGCCGATGTGGACGCGGTGGCCAACAAGCTGGCACCCAAAGGCATCGACGTCGAGGGCGCAGTGCTGTTCGGCTTCAACGCTGGCGGTCTCGAAGTGGGCATCATGCTCGAATCGCTGGAACGCAAAGGCGTTGTCCGCACACTGGCGGAACCGAACCTAACCGCCCTTTCGGGCCAAGAAGCGAAATTCCTGGCGGGTGGCGAGTACCCGATCCCGGTCAGCCAGCAAAACAACACGATCACCATCGAATACAAACCCTTTGGTGTTGAGCTGAACTTTATTCCTCGGGTGATCGACGGCGATCTGATCAATCTTGAACTTGAAGCAGCGGTTTCGTCCATCGACACCGGCAACGCCATTGTTCTGTCGGACATTTCCGTCAACGCCTTCAAGCGACGCGAGACCTCGACCACGGTGGAACTGCGCGATGGCGAGAGTTTTGCCATTGCCGGTCTGTTGATGGATGACTTCACAGACAGCAATTCCCAGCTTCCTTGGCTGGGCGATGTGCCGGTTCTGGGCGCGCTGTTCCGCAGTGCTGAATTTGAACGCTCACAATCCGAACTGGTGATCATCGTGACACCGCATCTGGTGACCCCGACGCGGGGCGAATACTTTGCCCTGCCCACCGACCGCGTTGTCCCACCGACCGAACGTGACCTGTTCCTGCGCGGCAAAGTGGCCGGCAAACCCGGCGGCAACATTCCGAAAACCGGGGCGGCGGGCGAAGTGGCCAAACAGGACTTCACCGGGTCTTATGGATATGTGATGGACTGA
- a CDS encoding OmpA family protein — MTRFPITAALAMGLVIAGCSKTPEGFDRPAGALIDTGHFGNATMNNHQLMTGEKQIIYDMSQRFASEVMTTVNFAFNSAELDHGARDTLREQAQWIRQFPEIRFRVYGHTDKVGGDAFNKRLGLRRAHAVVNYLASQGISKSRLEAVVSYGETQPLIVTEGRERRNRRTVTEVSGFVARHPTVMDGKYAEVIYREYIRSAEPVSGLTGLQGQDLAVTQ, encoded by the coding sequence ATGACCAGGTTTCCGATAACCGCCGCCCTCGCAATGGGCCTTGTGATCGCCGGGTGCAGCAAGACACCGGAAGGGTTCGACCGTCCTGCGGGCGCGCTGATCGACACGGGCCATTTTGGCAATGCGACGATGAACAACCACCAGCTGATGACCGGCGAAAAGCAAATCATCTACGATATGTCGCAGCGGTTTGCCTCTGAGGTCATGACAACGGTCAACTTTGCCTTCAACAGCGCCGAGCTTGACCACGGCGCACGCGATACCCTGCGCGAACAGGCACAGTGGATTCGCCAATTCCCCGAGATTCGCTTTCGCGTCTACGGTCACACCGACAAGGTTGGCGGCGATGCGTTCAACAAGCGGCTGGGATTGCGCCGGGCGCATGCGGTTGTGAACTATCTTGCCAGCCAGGGCATCAGCAAGTCGCGGCTGGAGGCGGTTGTTTCATACGGTGAAACCCAACCCCTGATCGTGACAGAGGGGCGCGAGCGGCGCAACCGGCGCACGGTGACAGAGGTTTCAGGCTTTGTCGCGCGTCACCCGACGGTGATGGACGGCAAATATGCCGAAGTCATTTACCGCGAATATATCCGCAGCGCGGAACCTGTATCCGGTTTGACCGGACTTCAGGGACAGGATCTGGCTGTCACCCAGTAA
- a CDS encoding tetratricopeptide repeat protein, translated as MKQALWAILILTQLAACTAGGPSAVGPDPDASPYAPGLDPRGDAVDGLTVGHRLMAAGQFELALEAFTRAAAEQGLNGEVLMALGSANLGLGRLHQSEPMLRRAVKAEPDWAEAWNNLGIVLIEKGETAEATEVFRRAYALDNGQSDSIRDNLRLALAKLDNSVYGPEVEQEYKIVRRGHGDYLIRNTGS; from the coding sequence ATGAAACAGGCTCTTTGGGCCATACTGATCCTGACGCAACTGGCCGCCTGCACCGCAGGCGGCCCGTCTGCGGTTGGGCCGGACCCGGACGCCTCGCCCTATGCGCCCGGCCTCGATCCGCGCGGCGACGCGGTCGACGGGCTGACGGTCGGCCACCGGTTGATGGCTGCCGGGCAATTCGAACTGGCGCTAGAGGCTTTTACCCGCGCCGCAGCGGAACAGGGTCTGAACGGAGAGGTTCTGATGGCGCTGGGGTCCGCAAATCTCGGGCTGGGACGGCTGCATCAATCCGAACCGATGTTGCGCCGCGCCGTCAAGGCAGAGCCGGACTGGGCCGAGGCGTGGAACAATCTGGGCATTGTGCTGATCGAAAAGGGTGAGACGGCAGAGGCGACAGAGGTATTCCGCCGCGCCTATGCGCTGGACAATGGCCAAAGTGACTCAATTCGCGACAATCTGCGCTTGGCGCTCGCAAAATTGGATAATTCCGTTTATGGTCCGGAAGTAGAGCAAGAATACAAGATCGTTCGCCGCGGGCACGGAGATTATCTTATCCGTAACACCGGCAGTTGA
- a CDS encoding type II secretion system F family protein, which yields MFDSLNTAITDLLGPAGPLIVVAGLAALLIVATIPMFLNAKPDPLDKLKESGQRRIDAETRAVLREKSKNDKLNKYAQFLEPQDAKELSEIRTKLMQAGYRSKDAVQIYYFLQFALGIALLCAGVFYYLMFVDPETATMQNKIMYILGPGAFGYMGPKYWVNKRVKKRQEQIQQGFPDSLDMMLVCVEAGQSMDQSIVRVAKELRTSFPDLADEYEIISHEMKAGKDRGQVLNDMSDRCGLPDISSFVTVLNQATSFGTSISDALRVYSDEMRDKRVMRAEEAANKLPTKMTLVTMMLTVPPLLIILVGPSAVGITQMGSLAVGQ from the coding sequence ATGTTCGATAGTCTCAATACTGCGATCACCGATCTGTTGGGCCCTGCCGGGCCGCTGATCGTCGTCGCCGGGCTGGCCGCGCTGCTGATCGTCGCCACCATCCCGATGTTCCTGAACGCCAAGCCTGATCCGCTCGACAAGCTGAAAGAAAGCGGTCAGCGGAGGATCGACGCCGAAACGCGCGCCGTCCTGCGCGAAAAGAGCAAAAACGACAAGCTCAACAAATATGCCCAGTTCCTGGAACCGCAGGACGCCAAGGAACTGTCAGAGATCCGCACAAAGCTGATGCAGGCAGGCTATCGCTCCAAGGACGCGGTGCAGATCTACTACTTCTTGCAATTCGCACTGGGGATTGCCCTGCTCTGCGCTGGCGTCTTTTATTATCTGATGTTCGTCGATCCTGAAACGGCGACAATGCAGAACAAGATCATGTACATCCTCGGCCCAGGTGCTTTTGGCTACATGGGCCCCAAGTACTGGGTCAACAAGCGGGTCAAGAAACGTCAGGAACAGATCCAGCAGGGGTTTCCCGACAGTCTCGACATGATGCTGGTTTGCGTCGAGGCCGGGCAATCGATGGATCAATCCATCGTGCGCGTGGCCAAGGAACTGCGGACCTCGTTTCCCGATCTCGCCGACGAATACGAAATCATCAGCCACGAAATGAAGGCGGGCAAGGACCGGGGACAGGTTCTCAACGACATGTCTGATCGCTGCGGCCTGCCAGATATTTCGTCCTTTGTGACCGTGTTGAACCAGGCGACGTCCTTCGGCACCTCGATTTCCGACGCTTTGCGCGTCTACTCTGACGAAATGCGTGACAAAAGAGTCATGCGCGCCGAAGAAGCGGCCAACAAACTGCCGACAAAGATGACGCTGGTCACTATGATGCTGACAGTGCCGCCGCTGTTGATCATCCTCGTGGGCCCGTCCGCGGTTGGCATCACGCAAATGGGTTCGCTTGCCGTGGGTCAATGA